The Streptococcus sp. DTU_2020_1001019_1_SI_AUS_MUR_006 sequence TATCGGTCGAAATCATAACCATCTTCGGTACCTTAGCGGCGTCAACTGCCTTGGCAACATTGTAAGTTCCAAGGATATTATTTTTAAAGGCTTCTTTGGGATTGCGTTCCATCATTGGCACGTGCTTGTGGGCAGCAGCATGGTAAACAATGGCTGGTTGGTACTGCTCAAATACTTGAAGCAAGCGATCGTAGTCTTGGATGTCTGCAATCACAGGAACATAGTCAATTCCTTGGAAGCTACGAATCAATTCATGATAGATCAGATAAATAGAGTTTTCCCCATGCCCCAAGAGAACCACGCGCTCTGGATTAAAGCGACTAACCTGACGGCAAATCTCAGACCCGATAGAACCTCCTGCACCTGTCACTAAGATGGTTTTTCCAGTAATTTCTGAGCCTAGGCGTGACTCATCTAGTTGAATTTCTTTACGTCCCAAAAGGTCAGTAATATCGATTTTTTGGAAACCACCTACCTGAGGATGCAATCCTTGTACAACTGACTCAATCTTGGGCATCTTATAACACTTCAAGCCAAGTTGGTTACACATTTTTAGGATACGCTCATACTCGGATGGATCAAGAGAAGGAATCGCAACGATAACTTTTTCAATCTGATGACGTTTTGAGAGTTCTGGTAACTGTTCATAAGATCCTAAGACTGGGATTCCACCTAGTTTTTGACCTTTTTTCTTCTCATCATTATCCAAAATACCCACTAACTCAAGATCACTCGTAGGATGTTGGTAGCTGTTCATAAAGAGAGCTCCACCGTCTCCCGCACCAATCAAGAATGTACGACGATGTTCCCCTTCTCCATCACCCTTTTTGCGTCTTGAATAGATCAACTGCCAAGTAATACGTGGGAGCAAGATCAAGAAGGTGCTGAGCAAGATAAAGAGAACGATGAAACGCACTGAGAAAAGTGGCAAGAAGGCATAGCAAAGGAGGTAGGACAAGACACTGCTGACACTTACTCCAATGAATATCTTCATAAAGTCTGTGATTTTGCTATAACGACTAATGCTAGCATTGAGCCCCCAGAATCCAATCATGATTTGATAGAAAAGGAAGGTCAAGCTTGTATAGATGACATAGTCCACAGGAGCTGGATTGATCAATCCATAAAACAGGATATAAGAAACAATGATAGAGGAAATCATGCTGGCAGCATCAAAAATCCCCCAAAAGACTTGTTTTTGTTGTTTATTTAGTACTTCAACCAGATCAATTACATAATCTGTCATTTTTTTGTTCATGTGAATGGAATCCTCCTACACAAAATCACATTTTCTAGTAATTACAAGACGTTTTTTTCAAACTGATTAGCTATTTACTTTTTCTCAATAGTTTTAAAAATATAAACTGTCGGACAAATCCTGGGCAGAGGGCAACAACAACTTGGATTAAGACACTTTTCAGATATTCACCGTAAGAAATCTGTCCACGCTCGTGCATTCTCTTTCGTGCCTGGCGATAGAGTTTGAGATAGCGAAGGCCACCACGGCGTTCAAACATCCCCGCTCCCACGCGCACCTTACAAAGAATCTGATCCACATTCCCAGTTCGAGCTCCAGCGCTAATCATATTGAGCCAAAGCAGGTCATCTTCCATATACAGACCATCTTCGTAGTTGCCTGCCTTTAGAACCATCTCTC is a genomic window containing:
- a CDS encoding nucleoside-diphosphate sugar epimerase/dehydratase — translated: MNKKMTDYVIDLVEVLNKQQKQVFWGIFDAASMISSIIVSYILFYGLINPAPVDYVIYTSLTFLFYQIMIGFWGLNASISRYSKITDFMKIFIGVSVSSVLSYLLCYAFLPLFSVRFIVLFILLSTFLILLPRITWQLIYSRRKKGDGEGEHRRTFLIGAGDGGALFMNSYQHPTSDLELVGILDNDEKKKGQKLGGIPVLGSYEQLPELSKRHQIEKVIVAIPSLDPSEYERILKMCNQLGLKCYKMPKIESVVQGLHPQVGGFQKIDITDLLGRKEIQLDESRLGSEITGKTILVTGAGGSIGSEICRQVSRFNPERVVLLGHGENSIYLIYHELIRSFQGIDYVPVIADIQDYDRLLQVFEQYQPAIVYHAAAHKHVPMMERNPKEAFKNNILGTYNVAKAVDAAKVPKMVMISTDKAVNPPNVMGATKRVAELIVTGFNQRSQSTYCAVRFGNVLGSRGSVIPVFERQIAEGGPVTVTDFRMTRYFMTIPEASRLVIHAGAYAKDGEVFILDMGKPVKIYDLAKKMVLLSGRTENEIPIVEVGIRPGEKLYEELLVSTELVDNQVMDKIFVGKVNVMPLEVINQKIEEFRALQGSELKQAIIGFANETTHADS